One Oncorhynchus keta strain PuntledgeMale-10-30-2019 chromosome 22, Oket_V2, whole genome shotgun sequence DNA window includes the following coding sequences:
- the LOC118401347 gene encoding olfactomedin-4-like, with amino-acid sequence MKSSLVFMLMFTGLVSIFPQSLPSDCVCDLKNSEHPFPHDKLQTVENSASKCTKNITPQQTMEVEGLLLGLKRRLPQLEADVSVLEQEDDGDLYGTVSLQVIENELSEIQNLIAKLNSTTHSHQRLNTDTAEQLQELKEEMGKLEKFDNMQVVSGKEVNKRLRRDLDQCQNGHHPTAPPPEPAPGNCPLGHLRSVTGPNTYSVTEYGASYAYGSWGRDPKPAAGKESWFWIVPLTSSNVFSNFVRLYSSLSSLVVGVSVPGTVAIHSSNPTTNTIQGPNVVMYGDALYYNCYNKDAVCRFNITAKTVTTVGLPKGTGFNSKFNFCHLDACYGYTDMDLATDESGVWVIYSTPDNFGNLVLAEVIPDSPPTLGRTWTTSAHKRAVTNTFMACGVLYATRYLSKEAEEIFYSFDTVTGRERYDIGMEIKKMSTNIQSLNYSPVDHMLYAYSDSMVVSYKVNFG; translated from the exons ATGAAGTCCTCTCTGGTGTTCATGTTGATGTTCACTGGTCTTGTCTCCATCTTCCCTCAG TCTTTGcccagtgactgtgtgtgtgacctgaAGAACTCTGAGCACCCCTTCCCTCATGACAAGCTGCAGACTGTAGAGAACAGTGCCTCAAAGTGCACTAAAAACATCACTCCACAGCAG ActatggaggtggagggtctgttgCTGGGTCTGAAGAGGCGTCTTCCCCAGCTGGAGGCTGACGTGTCAGTGCTGGAGCAGGAAGACGATGGGGATCTGTATGGGACGGTGTCTCTTCAGGTCATAGAGAATGAACTGTCGGAGATCCAGAACCTCATCGCCAAACTCAACAGTACCACTCACAGCCACCAACGCCTCAACACAGACACTGCTGAACAG CTGCAGGAGCTCAAAGAAGAGATGGGGAAGCTGGAGAAATTTGACAACATGCAGGTGGTCAGTGGAAAGGAGGTTAACAAACGTCTGAGGAGGGACTTGGACCAGTGCCAGAATGGCCACCATCCTACTGCCCCACCCCCTGAACCTGCACCTG GAAACTGTCCCCTGGGACACCTCCGGAGCGTGACTGGTCCCAACACATATTCAGTCACTGAATATGGTGCCTCATATGCTTATGGCTCCTGGGGTCGCGACCCCAAACCTGCTGCAGGGAAGGAGAGCTGGTTTTGGATAGTGCCTTTGACTTCAAGCAATGTCTTCTCTAACTTTGTGAGACTTTATAGCAGCCTGAGCTCTCTGGTTGTGGGGGTCAGTGTTCCAGGCACTGTGGCGATTCACTCCTCCAaccccaccaccaacaccatccaGGGGCCTAACGTTGTAATGTATGGGGACGCCCTCTACTACAACTGCTACAACAAGGACGCTGTCTGCCGCTTCAACATCACAGCAAAAACAGTCACCACCGTGGGCCTGCCCAAAGGTACTGGGTTCAACAGCAAGTTCAACTTCTGCCATCTGGATGCTTGTTATGGTTACACTGACATGGACCTGGCTACTGATGAGTCTGGTGTCTGGGTGATCTACAGCACCCCTGATAACTTTGGTAACCTGGTCCTCGCTGAGGTGATCCCTGACAGTCCTCCCACCCTGGGCCGGACCTGGACCACTTCAGCTCACAAGCGTGCTGTGACCAACACCTTTATGGCGTGCGGTGTGCTCTACGCCACGCGGTACCTGAGTAAGGAAGCAGAGGAGATCTTCTACTCCTTTGATACTGTTACCGGCCGGGAGCGTTATGACATCGGTATGGAGATCAAGAAGATGTCCACCAACATCCAGTCCCtcaactacagccccgttgaCCACATGCTGTATGCCTACAGTGATTCGATGGTTGTTTCCTACAAGGTTAATTTTGGGTAA
- the LOC118400859 gene encoding protein NDRG4-like isoform X6 — protein sequence MKTSGLLLLTVCGRIRITSLPLLPDKLCFNSFFHNEDMQEITKHFVVCHVDAPGQQIGASQMPQGYQYPTMDQLAGMLPSVVQHFGFKSILGIGVGAGAYILAKFALIFPDLVEGLVLLNIDPNGKGWIDWATGKLSGFTSALPDTVLPHLFSQEELMNNTELVQSYRQQINNTVNQVNLQLFWNMYNSRRDLEMNRTGTIINAKTLKCPVMLVVGDNAPAEEGVVECNSKLDPTNTTFLKMADSGGLPQLTQPGKLSEAFKYFLQGMGYIAYVKDRRLSGGPVPSASMTRLARSRTASLTSGSSIESSRIRGFTHSDSNEGQVSHTMEVSC from the exons ATGAAGACTAGTGGTCTTCTATTGCTGACTGTGTGTGGGCGAATCAGAATCACCTCGCTGCCATTGCTGCCAG ACAAGCTGTGCTTCAACAGCTTCTTCCACAATGAGGACATGCAGGAGATCACCAAGCACTTTGTGGTGTGTCATGTGGATGCTCCTGGACAGCAGATTGGAGCCTCTCAGATGCCACAGGG GTACCAGTACCCCACCATGGACCAGCTGGCAGGCATGCTGCCCAGCGTAGTGCAGCACTTTGG ATTCAAGAGCATCTTGGGCATTGGAGTTGGAGCAGGCGCCTACATCCTGGCCAAATTTGCT CTGATCTTCCCTGACCTGGTGGAGGGCCTGGTGCTGCTCAACATCGACCCCAACGGGAAGGGCTGGATCGACTGGGCCACTGGCAAG ctgtctGGTTTCACCAGTGCTCTTCCAGACACTGTGCTGCCCCACCTCTTTAGCCAG GAGGAGCTGATGAACAACACAGAGCTGGTCCAGAGTTACCGTCAACAGATCAACAACACTGTCAACCAGGTCAACCTGCAGCTCTTCTGGAACATGTACAACag CCGTAGGGATCTGGAGATGAACCGCACCGGGACCATCATCAATGCCAAGACCCTGAA GTGCCCCGTCATGCTGGTTGTTGGTGACAACGCTCCAGCTGAGGAGGGAGTG GTCGAATGCAATTCCAAACTTGACCCAACCAACACCACCTTCTTAAAG ATGGCTGACTCTGGTGGACTCCCTCAGCTCACACAG CCTGGAAAACTGTCCGAAGCATTCAAGTACTTCCTCCAGGGGATGGGCTACA TTGCGTATGTGAAGGATCGGAGGttgagtggtgggccag tgcCCTCTGCCAGTATGACCCGTCTGGCCCGCTCCCGGACGGCCTCCCTCACCAGTGGCAGCTCAATTGAGAGTTCTCGTATCCGGGGTTTTACACACTCTGACAGCAATGAGGGCCAGGTCAGCCACACCATGGAAGTGTCTTGCtga